The following are encoded in a window of Oreochromis aureus strain Israel breed Guangdong linkage group 10, ZZ_aureus, whole genome shotgun sequence genomic DNA:
- the LOC120442194 gene encoding uncharacterized protein LOC120442194, giving the protein MRRKPRMRRNKSSRSIFRDLYDVIERRWREGRPRLIQLESLTRRSRTLTRLFQDTLQTWLLATARDDVNAKLESITGRLQLLVSEWEGFEAQREELVVWLADMDARLSEVDQLTGNTCEKLKQLQVRKSLYETFNGITMTNTLGVHRHQKKSGQKYVLSFWTPLRKQEKNSLLKVLFNELSAENRKQMKKKTDNMKMQQNSPTQEKIL; this is encoded by the exons ATGAGGAGGAAGCCTAGGATGAGGAGGAACAAAAGCAGCAGGAGCATCTTTAGGGATCTCTATGATGTCATTGAG AGGCGGTGGCGAGAGGGGAGACCTCGGCTCATCCAGCTGGAGAGCCTGACCAGGAGGAGTCGAACATTAACTCGGCTCTTCCAGGACACCCTGCAGACTTGGCTGCTGGCAACAGCGAGGGATGATGTGAACGCCAAACTGGAGTCCATCACAGGTCGACTGCAG ctccTTGTCTCAGAGTGGGAGGGATTTGAAGCACAAAGGGAGGAGCTTGTCGTTTGGTTGGCTGATATGGATGCCCGTCTGAGTGAGGTTGACcagctgacaggaaacacctgtgaaaaactgaaacaactgcag GTGAGGAAGTCTCTGTATGAGACCTTTAACGGAATAACGATGACAAACACATTAGGAGTGCACAGGCATCAAAAGAAATCTGGACAAAAATATGTCTTGTCATTTTGGACTCCActgagaaaacaggaaaaaaacagtcTACTTAAAGTACTCTTTAATGAGCTatctgcagaaaacaggaagcaaatgaagaagaaaacagacaacatgaaaatgcaacaaaatTCACCAACTCAAGAGAAAATACTTTAA